A genome region from Alicyclobacillus acidocaldarius subsp. acidocaldarius DSM 446 includes the following:
- a CDS encoding YpiB family protein, producing the protein MGTTVSVAEKKHFLRWFLANYRLQSREAEMLLRYMMSRENILERVHFVDHFRQFSRVIVVSTTCVHVAPFRYYRRNKPVTTDVEQAFMDLYQHPDEDIYVGLFFKDRSTCPEFASVLEEPARPDLDPAIREMLSVQADLVIEQALRAYRREQLMRAVDAALDAGDKRAFLAASERLIQFDRGEYLEDSPA; encoded by the coding sequence ATGGGAACCACCGTGAGCGTCGCTGAGAAGAAGCATTTCCTGCGCTGGTTTCTAGCCAACTACCGATTGCAGAGCCGTGAAGCCGAGATGTTGCTGCGCTACATGATGTCGCGCGAAAACATCCTCGAGCGCGTTCACTTCGTAGACCATTTTCGCCAATTTTCGCGCGTCATCGTGGTGTCGACCACTTGTGTGCACGTCGCGCCGTTCCGGTACTACCGGCGCAACAAACCGGTCACCACGGACGTCGAGCAGGCGTTTATGGACTTGTATCAGCACCCGGACGAGGACATCTACGTGGGCCTGTTCTTCAAAGACAGAAGCACATGCCCGGAATTCGCCTCGGTCCTTGAGGAGCCCGCGCGGCCGGATTTGGATCCTGCTATCCGCGAGATGCTATCCGTCCAGGCGGATCTCGTCATCGAGCAGGCGCTGCGGGCGTACCGGCGAGAACAGCTGATGCGGGCGGTGGACGCCGCGTTGGACGCGGGCGACAAGCGCGCCTTTCTCGCGGCGAGCGAGCGGCTCATCCAGTTCGATCGCGGCGAATACCTCGAAGACTCTCCCGCCTGA
- a CDS encoding YitT family protein, with translation MKTFERGIQWGAIAVGALIYALGLNGFLVANHLAEGGFVGISLLLLYKLHVPIGVSFFILNIPLLIVAWRQFGHEFVLKTAAGVAGVSAFSEITQPVRIPLHDPLLAALYAGVITGIGLGLIFRAGGTTGGSDIIARLLRHHRGIGMGQTLFAIDFLVILSVMMLIGKEVAMYSLVALFVASRVIDFVIEGASSGRAMMIVSDHHHDIIEAIHRELDRGTTLLQARGGYTGASREVIYCVVSRDEVSRVQRIIESIDPYAFVTVNPVHEVLGEGFTFDGEASSSGRRRKKWL, from the coding sequence TGGTCGCCAATCACTTGGCCGAAGGCGGTTTTGTGGGCATCTCGCTGCTCTTGTTGTACAAGCTGCACGTGCCCATCGGCGTCTCCTTTTTCATTCTGAACATCCCGCTTCTCATCGTGGCGTGGAGGCAATTCGGCCACGAGTTTGTCCTGAAGACGGCGGCGGGGGTCGCAGGCGTGTCCGCCTTCAGCGAAATCACCCAACCTGTTCGGATTCCGCTGCACGATCCCCTGCTGGCCGCGCTGTACGCCGGCGTGATCACCGGCATCGGGCTTGGGCTCATCTTTCGGGCAGGCGGCACCACAGGCGGATCCGACATTATCGCGCGATTGCTCAGGCACCACCGCGGAATTGGCATGGGGCAGACTCTCTTCGCCATCGACTTCCTCGTGATCCTCTCGGTCATGATGCTGATTGGCAAGGAGGTCGCCATGTATTCGCTCGTGGCCCTGTTCGTGGCCAGCCGCGTGATCGACTTCGTGATTGAGGGCGCCTCGAGCGGCCGGGCGATGATGATTGTCTCCGACCACCATCATGACATCATCGAGGCCATCCATCGCGAGCTCGATCGCGGCACCACGCTGCTGCAGGCCCGCGGCGGTTACACAGGGGCGAGCCGAGAGGTGATCTACTGCGTCGTGTCGCGGGACGAGGTCTCGCGCGTGCAGCGCATCATCGAGAGTATCGATCCGTACGCGTTCGTGACGGTAAACCCGGTCCACGAAGTCCTCGGAGAAGGGTTCACCTTCGATGGCGAGGCGAGTTCGTCGGGCAGGCGGCGCAAAAAATGGCTGTGA